A genomic segment from Dechloromonas denitrificans encodes:
- the thiE gene encoding thiamine phosphate synthase → MPFKLRGLYAITPDQSDGERLLADVEAALRGACRIIQYRDKTSSPAERVARARQLRELTADHQAKLLINDDLALAVLIKADGVHLGADDGNLVAARAILGPDKILGASCYASLALAHKAAQAGADYVAFGAVYPSPTKPNAPLATVDLFQQAKSTLTVASCGIGGITTDNAAPLLAAGADLLAVITDLFSAPDITARAAAYQRLFEESKA, encoded by the coding sequence ATGCCGTTTAAATTGCGCGGTCTGTACGCCATCACGCCCGACCAGAGCGATGGCGAACGCTTGCTGGCCGATGTCGAAGCAGCCCTGCGCGGTGCTTGCCGCATCATCCAATACCGCGACAAAACCAGCTCGCCGGCAGAACGCGTGGCGCGCGCCCGGCAACTGCGTGAATTGACGGCAGACCATCAAGCCAAACTGCTGATCAACGACGATCTGGCACTGGCCGTGCTGATCAAGGCCGATGGCGTTCATCTGGGCGCCGACGACGGTAATCTGGTTGCTGCCCGCGCCATACTCGGACCGGACAAAATCCTGGGCGCATCCTGTTACGCCAGTCTTGCGCTGGCCCACAAAGCGGCGCAAGCCGGCGCCGACTACGTCGCTTTCGGCGCCGTTTATCCTTCGCCGACCAAGCCAAACGCCCCACTTGCCACGGTCGACCTCTTTCAGCAGGCAAAATCCACGCTGACAGTCGCCAGCTGCGGCATCGGCGGCATCACGACCGACAACGCCGCCCCTTTGCTGGCGGCGGGCGCCGATCTGCTGGCCGTCATTACCGATCTTTTTTCCGCGCCGGATATCACTGCCCGCGCCGCCGCCTATCAACGTCTTTTCGAGGAATCCAAGGCATGA